tccctagaaataaaataaaataaccttatgaatctattatgagagtcacttatggattgcctaccaaagatggcaatacctagatctatccttgctattatgcctagctaggggcgttaaacgatagcgtttgttgggaggcaacccaattttatttttatttttttgctttttgattctgtttaggaataaatatttgatctagcttctggttagatttgtttttatgttttaattagtgtttgtgccaagtttaacctataggatcttcttggatgatagttatttgatcttgctgaaaattgcagaaactttctgttcacgaaaataattgttacaaatcaccagaacgtgataaaatattgattccaattgctgctgatcaataaacaatttgtctaggtcgtcctattttgtctgaatttttggagttccagaagtttgcgttagttacagattattacagactgttctatttttgacagattctgtttttcgtgtgttgtttgcttattttgatgaatctatggctagtaaaatagtttataaaccatagagaagttggaatacaataggtttaacaccaatataaataaagaaagagttcattacagtaccttgaagtggtgttttgttttctttcgctaacggagctcacgagattttctgctaagttttgtgttgtgaagttttcaagttttgagtaaaagatttgatggattaaggaacaaggagtggaaagagcctaagcttggggatgcccatggaaccccaagataatctaaggacacctaaaagccaaagcttggggatgccccggaaggcatcccctttttcgtctacttccatcggtaactttacttggagctatatttttattcaccacatgatatgtgttttgcttggagcgtcttgtattatttgagtctttgtttgttagtttgccacaatcatccttgctgtacacaccttttgagagacacacacatgattcggaaattgttagaatactctatgtgcttcacttatatcttttgagttatatagtttttgctctagtgcttcacttatatcttttagagcacggtggtggatttgttttatagaagctattgttctctcatgcttcacttaggttattttgagagtcctacaaaacagcatggtaatttgctttaattatgataggcattcaagattagtaaaatatttcttatgagtgtgttgaatactatgagaagttagatgcttgataattgttttgagatattctgatgatgatattagagtcatgctagttgattagttgtaaatttgagaaatacttgtgttaaagtttgtgattcccgtagcatgcacgtatggtgaaccgttatgtgatgaagtcggagcatgatttatttattgattgtcttccttatgagtggcggtcggggacgagcgatggtcttttcctaccaatctatccccctaggagcatgcgcgtaatactttgctttgataacttgtagatttttgcaataagtatatgagttctttatgactaatgttgagtccatggattatacgcacttttcttccttccaccattgctagcctctctaataccgcacacttttcaccggtatcatacacccaccatataccttcctcaaaacagccaccatacctacctatcaatgcatttccatagccattccgagatatattgccatgcaacttaccaccgtttcgtttactatgacaccctccattattgtcatattgcttcgcatgatcatgtagttgacatcgtatttgtggcaaagccaccgttcataattctttcatacatgtcactcttgattcattgcatatcccagtacaccgccggaggcattcacatagagtcatattttgctctaagtattgagttgtaattgttgagttgtaagtaaattaaagtgtgatgatcatcattttttagagcattgtcccaagtgaggaaaggatgatggagactatgattcccccacaaatcgggatgagactccgaaaaAATAGAGGCcataaagaaaaagagaaaaggcccaaaaaaatgagagaaaaagagagaagggacaatgttactatccttttaccacacttgtgcctcaaagtagcaccatgatcttcatgatagagagtctcctatgatatcactttcatatactagtgggaaattttcattatagaacttggcttgtatattccaatgatgggcttcctcaaaatgccctaggtcttcgtgagcaagcgagttggatacgcacccacttagttccttttgttgagctttcatatgcttatagctctagtgcatccgttgcatggcaatccctactcactcacattgatatctattaatgggcatctccatagcccgttgatacgcctagttgatgtgagactatcttctccctttttgtcttctccacaaccaccattctattccacatatagtgctatgtccatggctcacgctcatgtattgcgtgaagattgaaaaagtttcagaacatcaaaagtatgaaacaattgcttggcttgtcatcggggttgtgcatgatttaaatactttgtgtggtgaagatagagcctagccaggctatatgattttgtagggataactttctttggccatgttattttgagaagacataattgcttagttagtatgcttgaagtattattatttttatgccaatattaaacttttgtcttgaatctttcggatctgaatattcataccacagttaagagaattacattgaaattatgccaagtagcattccacatcaaaaattctgtttttatcattcacctactcgaggacgagcaggaattaagcttggggatgcttgatacgtctccaacgtatctataattttttattgttccatactatattatattatgttttggacattattgggctttattatacacttttatattatttttgggactaacctattaaccggaggcccagcccagaattgctgttttttttgcctatttcagagtttcacagaaaaagaatatcaaacggagtccaaacggaatgaaaccttcgggaacgtgatttttggaacgaacgtgatccagaggacttggaccctacgtcaagaaagctaccaggaaggcacgaggtagggggcgcgcctacccccctaggcgcgccctccacccttgtgggccccacgttgctccaccgacgtacttcttcctcctatatatacctacgtacccccaaactaccagatacggagccaaaaacctaattccaccgccgcaaccttttgtacccgtgagatcccatcttggggccttttccggaggtccgcaggagggggcatcgatcacggagggcttctacatcaacaccatagcctctcctatgatgtgtgagtagtttacctcagaccttcgggtccatagttattagctagatggcttcttctctctttttggatctcaatacaatgttcccccctctcttgtggagatctattcgatgtaatcttcttttgcggtgtgtttgttgagaccgatgaattgtgggtttatgatcaagtttatctatgaacaatatttgaatcttctctgaattcttttatgtatgattggttatctttgcaagtctcttcgaattatcagtttggtttggcctactagattgatcttttttgcaatgggagaagtgcttagatttgggttcaatcttgcggtgtcctttcccagtgacagtaggggcagcaaggcacgtattgtattgttgccatcgaggataacaagatggggtttatatcatattgcatgagtttatccctctacatcatgtcatcttacttaaagcgttactctattattttgaacttaatactctagatgcatgctggatagcggtcgatgtgtggagtaatagtagtagatgcaggcaggagtcggtctacttgtctcggacgtgatgcctatatacatgatcatacgtagatattctcataactatgctcaattctgtcaattgctcaacagtaatttgttcacccaccgtaatacttatgctctcaagagaagccactagtgaaacctatggcccccgggtttattttccatcatatttaatctcccgacaacaagttatttctggcaccgtttctattttgcattctttactctgcatctttatcataaaaataccaaaaaaatatcttatcatatctcactctcgtaagtggccgtgaagggattgacaacccctttattgcgttggttgcgaggatttatttgtttgtgtaggtgcgagggactcgtgcattgcctcctactggattgataccttggttctaaaaaattgaaggaaatacttacgctactttactgcatcaccctttcctctttaaggaaaaaccaacgcagtgctcaagaggtagcaagcgacAGGTACAACGAGCTACAATGCTCGCAGTAAATTTGAACTACAACATAGCACACTAGGACCTCCCATCATAAGATCAACGGTTGAGAGAGGGCTCCAGTGCGCGAAGCGGTAAGTGACTCTGGCGACCGCACGATTGACGATCCATAGATCAATAGACTCGACAACAGAAAACAACACTGTTGCGAATTCAGGTGTTGCTTTGGCCTCCATATAGGCTGTGTTGCAAAAGACGGCGACCTTGGTGTCGTGGTTGCGTTGGAGCTCTTCGCGTAGCGTAGGGTTGAACGATCGCGCACCACGCAAAAACCTCCAGGAAACGAACCCCGGGCATAGGGTTGAACGATCGATCGCGCACTACCTGAAGCAGGGAGCTCCAGAAAAACCAACCAGGGCTTTCTCCGTGCTAATGCACACCACCGCGACGACGATACCCAGATGCTTTCCGGCAACATGTCGTGCGTCGCCAATATCCCAGAGATCAGCGACTGAGCGGTAGGTACTTTCCAACGTCGTGCGAGTGGATCCTGATGCTAGCTAAGCTCAAGCATCACAATCAAACTTTTTATTTAACCATATTTTAATAATTCACATTCAAAAACTGAAATTTTGGGATGTGACAAGGATTGTTTTAGATACAACACTAAGATATAGTGCACTAGGACTCGAAAATTGCTTTTGAAGCTTGGCCTCTATGGAGGCCGGTTTTTGAAAAATTCGAAATTcaacaaaattcatatttttacatttcaaaaaattctgaaaaaaatacagacatacatgaaggcataacacacatgtgtgtaaatttttagGACAAAATATGTTGAAATGAGGGATGTGCCATAAAGACAAATATGTGACTTttcaacacatgatactattcatcccaaAAGTCCATGAATTTGTTCTTTTTGCAGAGATCGCGTCTCAAGGCATTTTattctgaaattttacacacatacacatcACAGCCTTGTGTACTTGTACAATTCTTTTTCCAGATTTTTTGAAACCAAAAAGaatgaattttgttttttttttcaaaaaattcggcctccatggaggccgagctccaaaatgCCGTTCTCACCCGGATTGCTATATCTAAGAATCTATTTTATGTCACCAGATATAGCTTAAGATATACTGCACTGAGACTCGAAAATGCCAAATGCAGACCGAGTTTCATGGATGCCTTAATTTGAAAgcttaaaaaaatcaaaatttttaGTTTTAAAAAGTTCTGAAAAAAATACACACATACCTAGAGACATAATGtacatgtgtgtaaaatttcagatCGAAGTACGTTAAAATGAGAGCTacacaaaataaaaaaatcagGGACTTTTTAGTATATGTACTATTCATCCTTTTGGTTTTTTGCGCATGATATGTACTATTCATCCTTAAAGTCCTTCATTTTTTTTGTGCAACTCACAATTCAAGgaatttcatcctgaaattttacagGCATACACATTACATCCTTGTATGCATGTATACTTTTTTTTCAGCATTTTGTGAAACTGAAATGTTtgaattttgaaatttcaaaaataaGGCCTCCATCGGTTTCCAAAATGCCATACTACTCAATGAGACTGCCCTAAGAAACATGGAGCACAATTATCGACACAAAAGAGGAAAACACCAATATTTTCTATGTATGTTTTTCTTTTCCGTAATAGTGCACTGTGTTACCACTAGTATGTTTCTTAGGCACGCTGGGAAAATACTGACCACGCCCTATTCATGCTTTCCAAGCATAGGACGAGAGCATACGCTCCACACCCACCAAAAATGAGCACGTGCGGCGTGTGTGTACTCTGATACAACACGATGAGTTAGAGCTAACTAACGCAGACGCACACGCTCCAACCACTGCAAGCACGCGCGCGTCGCGTGCTGTGAGCCACGCATATCTATCTGCTGTCCACAAATGATCTTCACTTGTGAATGTTGATATCGGTAAGAGCACGATCCCCACCGGGTCCCCATCCGTCCTCGAGCGGCATGTCCGGCATGACGTTCTTCCAGAACCCGTGCTTGCTCCAGAGCAGCACCATCTGCTCGATGGGCACGCCCTTGGTCTCCGGCAGGAAGACATAGACGAAGGCGGTCATGACGGCGATCCACGCAGcgaagaagatgaagatggcgaACTTGAAGGCGCAGAGCAGCGACAGGAACGCCTGCGCGATGATGAACGTGAAGAAGAGGTTGACGGCCACCGTGATGCTCTGCCCCGCCGACCGCGTCTCCAGGGCGAAGATCTCGCTCGGCACCGTCCACCCGAGCGGGCCCCACGACCACCCGAACGCGAGCATGAAGAGGCAGATCACGAACACCACCGCGATCGAGCAGCCCCGCGATAGGTGCTTGTCTGCGTCGAACTTCACCGCCAGTATCGCCGCCACGATCACCTGGCAAACGATCATCTGGATGCCGCCGCTGATGAGCAGCTTCCTCCTGCCGAGCCGGTCGACGGTGGCGATGGAGATGAGCGTGGAGAACAAGAGCACGGCGCCGGTGAGCATGGAGGAGTAGAGGGACCAGCTGGCGCCGAAGCCCATGCTCTGGAACAGCACCGGCGCGTAGAACAGGATGGAGTTGATGCCTGTTAGGACCTGGAACGccggcatgcacacggccatcaccAGCTGCGGCCGGTTGCGCCGCTCGAGGATGTTCCGGAACGGGTGCTTGATGGTGTTGGCCAGTTCACTCGCCTCCGCCATGTCCGTGAACTCAGCGTCGACGTCCGCGGTTCCTCGGATCAGCTCCAGCACACGCCGACCCTCCTCGACGCGCCCGCGCTCAATGAGGCTGTTCGGCGTCTCCGGGAGGAGGATCCCGCCGACCGTCATCAACAGCGCTGGTGCTGCCACGAGGCCGAGCGAGAGGCGCCATCCCCACGGCTTGATTTTTTGCGTGCCATAGTTGATCATGTTCGCCGAGAAGATGCCAAGCGTCGTCGCGAGCTGGAACATCATGTTCAGCCCGCCGCGGAGGTGCGCCGGCGCCATCTCCGACAAGTACAGCGGCACAGCCTACGATGGCACCAAGCACTTGTTCAGTGGCAATGCTACAAGCACacatgcaatgcaatcgcccacTCCGTATGTCTGAGCTTACCACACCTGATTGCCGAAACCGATGCCGACGCCAAGCATGACGCGGCCGAGGATTAACGTCGTGAGGTTCACAGCCGCCGCGTTAAGGGCTGCGCCGATAAGAAAGCTGATGCCGCCGCAGATAATGCTGGCACGACGGCCGTAGTTCCTTGTCACCGGCGCGGCCGCAAGTGTTGAGACTTGGCCGGAGAGATAGAGGATGGAGGTGAAGGCGGAGAGGGCCTGGTTGTCGTACTTGCAATAGTTGTTTAGGCTCACCAAGTTCTttcgccggaacaccgccgggaaGAACCTCTCGAGGAACGGGTCCATGGTGTTCACTCCTGTAGCAATATGTGTAATAAGTGAGACAGATTGACATCAACTTTGGAATTATCAGGCTTCTGTTGTTCGGGTTGAGCAATTATGACCCATATGCTTTTTGAATACAAGTTTTAAAATGTTCACTAAGGTAGGCACAAATAGATGAAAAATACCCTTTGAAACATGGTGGTAATTACACCTGGTTACGTATTTTATtatttaaaaatttcaaaaaaggTCAAAATGTTCCAAAACTCTTTTGCAACAAAGTTGAGCTGTCGTTTCTGGCATACAAAAATATTCTGCAAAGAAATATTCTCTGACAAAATTCTGACAAAAATGACAAGTATTCTCTGACAATAGCATGAACAGTATGCCATATATAGCGACAAATTTGTTTTTTTACGTCGACAACAACATGAAAGTCATTTCTCAGTGAAAGTTTTTATACGAGTGTAACAATATATCTAGTTTGTTCgcaaaaagtttcagatttttttgactTTCTTACAAATTACTATTTGAAAAAAATTGGGTGTAATTACACCCGAGAGTCAAATGTTCCAGTCCGATTGACTGGTATGGCTCATACTCTTGTGCACCCAACCAGGACAACTTTATGCCTGTTCGCATTATTCTTGTGGAAGTGGCTGTCCTTCATTATAATTATTGAGCTAAACACTAAAAACTCGATGGAGTTAACTTTAAGGTGAACTTTGAAAAGGCATACAACAAAGTAAATTGGTATTTTTTTCCAGCAAGCTCTTCGCAGAAAGATTTTGCGGCTGAATGCAGGCAACAAGTGGACTCCTATGTTCAAAGCGAGAGTATTGGGGTTAGGTCAATGGTGATATTAGTCATTATTTCCAACTCATAAGGAATTGAGGAAGGTGACCCCATGTCACCAATTCTATTTAATATTGCGCAGATATGTTCTCTATTCTTATAGCAGAGGCTAAGGAGGATGGTCGGTTGGGGACCTTATTCCACATCTGATTGATGGAATTGTGCCTATCCTCTAGTATGCGGTTCACATGGTcatttttatggaacatgaccaTAGAAAGGCGATTAGTTTGATCCTGTGTCTTTTCGAACAACTTCCAAGTTTGAAAATTAATTTCCACAAAAGTAAGATATTCTATTTTGGTAAGGCCAAAGAGGAGAGTCAGTACATGCATCTATTTGGCTGTGA
This window of the Triticum aestivum cultivar Chinese Spring chromosome 5D, IWGSC CS RefSeq v2.1, whole genome shotgun sequence genome carries:
- the LOC123124863 gene encoding sugar transport protein 7 — translated: MAGGMAPLGVKKERAAEYKGQMTLAVAMACVVAAIGGSIFGYDIGISGVNTMDPFLERFFPAVFRRKNLVSLNNYCKYDNQALSAFTSILYLSGQVSTLAAAPVTRNYGRRASIICGGISFLIGAALNAAAVNLTTLILGRVMLGVGIGFGNQAVPLYLSEMAPAHLRGGLNMMFQLATTLGIFSANMINYGTQKIKPWGWRLSLGLVAAPALLMTVGGILLPETPNSLIERGRVEEGRRVLELIRGTADVDAEFTDMAEASELANTIKHPFRNILERRNRPQLVMAVCMPAFQVLTGINSILFYAPVLFQSMGFGASWSLYSSMLTGAVLLFSTLISIATVDRLGRRKLLISGGIQMIVCQVIVAAILAVKFDADKHLSRGCSIAVVFVICLFMLAFGWSWGPLGWTVPSEIFALETRSAGQSITVAVNLFFTFIIAQAFLSLLCAFKFAIFIFFAAWIAVMTAFVYVFLPETKGVPIEQMVLLWSKHGFWKNVMPDMPLEDGWGPGGDRALTDINIHK